The following coding sequences lie in one Pseudomonadota bacterium genomic window:
- a CDS encoding NAD(+)/NADH kinase codes for MKLDRVLVVYKKSLYQLYVREHRDSAVREALRRGDPGVSRLRRSDEVQRAANASVQRTLRRCGIATELRWRGQLRGVRHCDLVVAVGGDGTLLDAARYLDARVPLLGINSDPEGSVGHLCAGTASDLDALVAALRSGTLRPRRRARLRLRLDGKAVLGPCLNEALLAHESPAELSRLALAVLASEALDDAGALLDPVSMTWQASRSSGLWVCTATGATGAMRSAGGRPMGAGSRRLQYLVREPFHPPSASRKAGWRGFVEPDAALVAASRMRRARLWADGPHRSVALRYGQTVVVDGGAPPLLLVPRLA; via the coding sequence GTGAAGCTCGACCGCGTCCTCGTCGTCTACAAGAAGAGCCTCTACCAGCTCTACGTGCGCGAGCATCGCGATTCGGCGGTGCGCGAGGCGCTGCGCCGCGGCGATCCTGGCGTCTCGCGTCTGCGGCGCAGTGACGAGGTGCAGCGCGCGGCCAACGCGAGCGTCCAGCGCACGTTGCGTCGGTGCGGCATCGCTACCGAGCTGCGCTGGCGTGGGCAGCTGCGCGGGGTGCGCCACTGCGACCTCGTCGTCGCGGTCGGAGGCGATGGCACGCTGCTCGACGCCGCGCGCTACCTCGATGCCCGCGTCCCGCTGCTGGGCATCAACTCCGATCCCGAGGGCAGCGTCGGCCACCTCTGCGCCGGCACGGCGTCCGATCTGGACGCGCTGGTGGCCGCGCTGCGCAGTGGCACCCTGCGCCCGCGACGCCGCGCACGCCTGCGCCTGCGGCTCGACGGTAAGGCCGTGCTCGGTCCCTGTCTGAATGAGGCGCTCTTGGCCCACGAGAGCCCAGCAGAGCTCTCGCGCCTGGCGCTGGCGGTGCTCGCGTCCGAGGCGCTGGACGACGCGGGCGCGCTGCTCGACCCGGTCTCGATGACCTGGCAAGCGAGCCGGAGCTCGGGGCTCTGGGTCTGCACGGCGACGGGGGCGACGGGCGCGATGCGCTCGGCCGGTGGCCGTCCGATGGGCGCCGGATCGCGGCGGCTCCAATACCTCGTGCGCGAGCCCTTCCATCCGCCGAGCGCGTCGCGCAAGGCGGGCTGGCGCGGCTTCGTCGAGCCGGACGCGGCCCTCGTCGCCGCGAGCCGCATGCGCCGGGCGCGCCTTTGGGCCGACGGTCCCCATCGCAGCGTCGCGCTGCGCTACGGTCAGACCGTCGTCGTCGACGGCGGCGCACCGCCCCTGCTCTTGGTGCCGCGCCTCGCCTGA
- a CDS encoding clan AA aspartic protease, with product MIFTLAGVGLAGRALLRNWLEETSQLTPAAPSLQERIPGSTPSALAAGAQRRSGSTALDLTAGRAGAIDAAVVAAFAPTRPADATALAAAASHDAGVADGEADAMQAVQVQFEHRGGAMLVPVVLAGPELRFEAKLLFDTGASLTTIDHATLGRLGLYVTAADPTVTVQTANGRVARTISVIDGLAVGAARVTGGLTVAICDACAQGDMVGLLGTNFTRHFRVAIDHEAGLLVLSPRPAPADRLDDIRPFISLTDVKGVQRGEALAVKLTVRNRSPRELRGVRVRAEPDGRAEGAFAGTVNVVPPRGEAALELVGSLVAPISHFEMHVDAATW from the coding sequence GTGATCTTCACGCTCGCCGGCGTTGGCCTGGCCGGGCGCGCGCTGCTGCGAAACTGGCTCGAGGAGACCTCTCAGCTCACGCCCGCCGCGCCGTCCCTGCAGGAGCGAATCCCGGGAAGCACCCCGTCGGCGCTGGCCGCGGGGGCGCAGCGACGCAGCGGCTCGACCGCTCTTGACTTGACAGCCGGTCGAGCAGGCGCGATCGACGCCGCCGTCGTCGCCGCCTTCGCGCCCACGCGGCCCGCCGACGCTACAGCCCTCGCGGCGGCCGCGTCGCATGATGCGGGCGTCGCCGACGGCGAGGCGGACGCGATGCAAGCGGTGCAGGTCCAGTTCGAGCACCGCGGCGGGGCGATGCTGGTGCCGGTGGTCCTGGCCGGACCTGAGCTGCGCTTCGAGGCCAAGCTCCTCTTCGACACGGGCGCCTCCCTGACCACGATCGATCACGCCACGCTGGGGCGACTCGGGCTCTACGTCACCGCGGCTGACCCGACGGTCACGGTGCAAACCGCCAACGGCCGCGTCGCGCGCACGATCTCCGTCATCGACGGCCTGGCCGTCGGCGCTGCGCGCGTCACCGGCGGGCTGACGGTGGCGATCTGCGACGCTTGCGCGCAGGGCGACATGGTCGGGCTGCTGGGCACGAACTTCACGCGCCACTTTCGCGTCGCGATCGACCACGAGGCCGGCCTGCTGGTGCTCAGCCCGCGCCCGGCGCCGGCCGATCGGCTGGACGACATCCGGCCCTTCATCAGCCTCACCGACGTCAAAGGCGTCCAGCGCGGTGAGGCGCTCGCGGTCAAGCTGACGGTTCGCAACCGTTCGCCGCGGGAGCTGCGCGGCGTCCGCGTCCGCGCCGAGCCCGATGGTCGCGCCGAGGGCGCCTTCGCCGGCACGGTCAACGTGGTGCCACCGCGCGGCGAGGCCGCGCTAGAGCTCGTCGGGTCGCTGGTGGCGCCGATCAGCCACTTCGAGATGCACGTCGACGCGGCGACCTGGTAG
- the recN gene encoding DNA repair protein RecN, with the protein MLVALRITDYAIIEHVELQLHGGLNVVTGETGAGKSIIVGATGLLRGDRASAELVRRGCKEAVIEALFDLSQRAEVVQRLNELGLPVEGDELVIRRIIGSSGRGRVYVNGALCTTGVLARLTERLLDLAGQHEHQTLADRTVQRSILDGLGVPPADLAAMAQAFARLQRASLALRPTALDERSRAERLDFLRYQLRELEAAELRAGEEALLDALERKLRSAAELRLAAEEGEDLLYGADEAVAARIAPIARRLAELCSADPELAPLVRQLDEARVLVEDAARELGRYAEHVEVNVEQLQQVEQRLDLLHRLKRKHSASIDELLERVDGLRREADELAAVDEQRETLEAELNAARAEVRAAARRLSAERTAAASRLGAQVSTHLQALHMPGARLSALIEGRAVRDGDDPALVFEEHGAARRVGPEGWDRVDFQVAINPGEALLPIGRAASGGELSRLVLALRQVVGSVDPVSTSIFDEVDAGIGGAVADVVGRALAAVAEHRQVLVVTHLPQVAAYAKLHLHVGKTQEGGRTRTAVRILSAEERVEELARMLAGSELTEEARAQARRLLAASANVDKVVDVVEVAPRSGRKGRSARDSA; encoded by the coding sequence ATGCTCGTCGCGCTGCGCATCACCGACTACGCGATCATCGAGCACGTCGAGCTCCAGCTCCACGGCGGGCTCAACGTCGTCACGGGCGAGACGGGCGCCGGGAAGTCGATCATCGTCGGTGCCACCGGCTTGCTGCGGGGCGACCGCGCGAGCGCCGAGCTCGTGCGCCGAGGCTGCAAGGAGGCCGTGATCGAGGCCCTCTTCGACCTCAGTCAGCGCGCCGAGGTCGTGCAGCGGCTCAACGAGCTCGGGCTCCCCGTCGAGGGCGACGAGCTGGTGATCCGCCGCATCATCGGCAGCAGTGGCCGGGGTCGCGTCTACGTCAACGGCGCGCTCTGCACCACGGGGGTGCTGGCGCGGCTGACCGAGCGCCTGCTCGACCTCGCGGGCCAGCACGAGCATCAGACGCTCGCCGATCGCACGGTGCAACGCTCGATCCTCGATGGGCTGGGCGTGCCGCCGGCAGACCTGGCGGCGATGGCGCAGGCCTTCGCGCGCTTGCAGCGCGCCAGCCTCGCACTGCGACCGACCGCCCTCGACGAGCGAAGCCGCGCCGAGCGCCTCGACTTCCTGCGCTACCAGCTGCGCGAGCTCGAGGCGGCGGAGCTGCGCGCGGGCGAAGAGGCGCTGCTCGACGCCCTGGAGCGCAAGCTGCGCAGCGCCGCTGAGCTGCGGCTGGCGGCCGAGGAGGGCGAGGACCTGCTCTACGGCGCGGACGAGGCCGTGGCCGCGCGGATCGCGCCGATCGCGCGGCGCCTGGCGGAGCTCTGCAGCGCCGATCCCGAGCTGGCGCCCCTCGTGCGCCAGCTCGACGAGGCACGCGTGCTGGTCGAGGACGCCGCGCGCGAGCTCGGTCGCTACGCCGAGCACGTCGAGGTCAACGTCGAGCAGCTCCAACAGGTCGAGCAGCGGCTGGACCTGCTGCATCGGCTCAAGCGCAAGCACAGCGCCTCGATCGACGAGCTGCTCGAGCGCGTCGACGGGCTGCGTCGCGAAGCTGATGAGCTGGCGGCGGTCGACGAGCAGCGCGAAACCCTCGAGGCCGAGCTGAACGCCGCCCGCGCCGAGGTCCGAGCGGCGGCGCGGAGGCTGAGCGCCGAACGCACCGCTGCTGCAAGCCGGCTCGGCGCGCAGGTCTCGACGCATCTGCAGGCGCTGCACATGCCCGGCGCGCGGCTCAGCGCGCTGATCGAGGGGCGGGCGGTGCGCGACGGGGACGATCCAGCGCTGGTCTTCGAGGAGCATGGCGCGGCGCGGCGAGTGGGGCCCGAGGGCTGGGATCGCGTCGACTTCCAGGTGGCGATCAACCCCGGCGAGGCGCTGCTGCCGATCGGACGCGCCGCCTCGGGCGGCGAGCTCTCGCGCCTGGTGCTGGCACTGCGCCAGGTCGTCGGCAGCGTCGATCCCGTCAGCACCTCGATCTTCGATGAGGTCGATGCGGGCATCGGCGGCGCCGTCGCCGATGTCGTGGGGCGCGCGCTGGCGGCGGTGGCCGAGCACCGGCAGGTCTTGGTGGTCACGCACCTGCCGCAGGTGGCGGCCTACGCCAAGTTGCACCTGCACGTCGGCAAGACCCAGGAGGGCGGACGCACGCGCACGGCGGTGCGGATCCTCTCGGCCGAGGAGCGCGTCGAGGAGCTGGCGCGCATGCTCGCCGGCAGCGAACTGACCGAGGAGGCGCGCGCGCAGGCTCGTCGGCTGCTGGCCGCGTCGGCCAACGTCGACAAGGTCGTCGACGTCGTCGAGGTCGCGCCCCGCAGCGGGCGCAAGGGCCGCAGCGCCCGCGACTCAGCATGA
- the eno gene encoding phosphopyruvate hydratase, whose amino-acid sequence MTEIIEISAREILDSRGNPTVEVEAHTVGGAIGRAAVPSGASTGEHEALELRDGDKARYLGKGVLKAVEHVAEQIAPVVVGLDALDQALVDQTMLRLDGTPNKAKLGANAMLGVSLAVARAAADSVGLPLYRYLGGANARRLPVPLMNILNGGAHADNNVDVQEFMVVPHGFPNFAEALRAGAEIFHSLKQVLKARGLNTAVGDEGGFAPNLESNEAALVALMEAIAKAGYKPGAQVSIAIDAAASEFYDKAKGKYVLAGDKLELSSAQLVDHWARLAEKYPIVSLEDGMQEGDWDGFTALCARLGDRVQLVGDDLFVTNTDFIRRGIERKAANSVLVKVNQIGTLTETLEAVEMAHRAGWTTIISHRSGETEDTFIADLAVATGSGQIKTGSASRSDRVAKYNQLLRIGDELGETASFLGSSAFRGLAAKGA is encoded by the coding sequence ATGACCGAGATCATCGAAATTTCTGCCCGTGAAATCCTCGACTCGCGCGGGAATCCCACCGTTGAGGTCGAAGCCCATACCGTCGGTGGCGCGATCGGCCGCGCGGCCGTCCCCTCCGGCGCCTCGACCGGGGAGCATGAGGCGCTCGAGCTGCGCGACGGCGATAAGGCGCGCTATCTCGGCAAGGGCGTGCTCAAGGCCGTCGAGCATGTCGCCGAGCAGATCGCCCCGGTGGTCGTCGGTCTCGACGCGCTCGATCAGGCGCTGGTCGACCAGACGATGCTGCGCCTCGACGGCACGCCCAACAAGGCCAAGCTCGGCGCCAACGCGATGCTCGGCGTCTCGCTCGCCGTCGCCCGCGCTGCGGCCGACTCCGTCGGTCTGCCGCTCTACCGCTACCTGGGGGGCGCCAACGCCCGCCGGCTGCCGGTCCCGCTGATGAACATCCTCAACGGCGGCGCGCATGCCGACAACAACGTCGACGTGCAGGAATTCATGGTCGTGCCGCACGGCTTCCCAAACTTCGCCGAGGCGCTGCGCGCCGGCGCCGAGATCTTTCATAGCCTGAAGCAGGTGCTCAAGGCGCGCGGGCTCAATACCGCCGTCGGCGACGAAGGTGGCTTCGCCCCGAATCTCGAGAGCAACGAGGCGGCGCTGGTGGCGCTGATGGAGGCCATCGCCAAGGCCGGCTACAAGCCGGGCGCGCAGGTCTCGATCGCCATCGACGCCGCCGCCAGCGAGTTCTACGACAAGGCCAAGGGCAAGTACGTGCTCGCCGGCGACAAGCTCGAGCTGAGCTCGGCGCAGCTCGTCGACCACTGGGCGCGGCTCGCGGAGAAGTACCCGATCGTCAGCCTCGAGGATGGCATGCAGGAGGGCGACTGGGACGGCTTCACGGCGCTCTGTGCGCGCCTCGGCGACCGCGTGCAGCTCGTCGGTGACGACCTCTTCGTCACCAATACGGACTTCATTCGCCGGGGGATCGAGCGCAAGGCGGCGAACTCGGTGCTGGTCAAGGTCAACCAGATCGGCACGCTGACCGAGACCCTCGAGGCCGTCGAGATGGCGCATCGCGCGGGCTGGACGACGATCATCTCGCACCGCAGCGGCGAGACCGAGGATACCTTCATCGCCGACCTGGCGGTCGCCACCGGCTCGGGGCAGATCAAGACCGGCTCCGCGAGCCGCTCCGATCGCGTCGCCAAGTACAACCAGCTGCTGCGCATCGGCGACGAGCTCGGTGAGACGGCCAGCTTCCTCGGCTCCAGCGCCTTCCGCGGCCTGGCCGCCAAGGGCGCCTAA
- a CDS encoding cache domain-containing protein: protein MEREAGTRSEVTAGLPPSTIRGQSWAAETARTVLPSVLAVGLFVLAIFGVLLPAFKDSVLERKKDMLRELTRTAHAVLAFQEAKVRQGRKTERQAQQEAIAQLRRLRYGPEGKDYFWVNDLHPRMVMHPYRPDLDGQSMREFRDPRGTLLFVEMVKRVKQGGEGFTPYLWQWKDDPHRVVPKLSHVRLFAPWQWVVGTGVYLDDVRAEVSALVRSVLGVSLGILTLIGLLSFYIVRNSLRGTAERREAELRLAAYRDSLEDLVEERTVALALANGRLTEQVSALEAAERLKEKLISDLQAAASEVKTLSGLLPICASCKKIRDERGHWSPVEVYIEHKSDAEFTHGICPGCAKRLYGVDDTPRVSR from the coding sequence ATGGAGCGAGAAGCGGGGACGCGTTCCGAGGTGACCGCCGGTCTTCCGCCCTCCACCATCCGAGGTCAGAGCTGGGCTGCGGAGACGGCGCGCACCGTGCTCCCTTCCGTCCTCGCGGTGGGGCTCTTCGTCCTCGCGATCTTCGGCGTGCTCCTGCCGGCCTTCAAGGACTCGGTGCTCGAGCGCAAGAAGGACATGTTGCGCGAGCTGACGCGGACCGCGCACGCGGTCTTGGCCTTCCAGGAGGCAAAAGTGCGTCAGGGCCGCAAGACCGAGCGGCAGGCCCAGCAGGAGGCGATCGCCCAGCTTCGCCGCCTGCGCTACGGCCCAGAGGGCAAGGACTACTTCTGGGTCAATGACCTGCATCCCAGGATGGTCATGCATCCCTATCGGCCCGATCTCGACGGCCAGAGTATGAGGGAGTTCAGAGACCCCCGAGGGACCCTGCTCTTCGTCGAGATGGTCAAGCGGGTCAAGCAGGGCGGCGAGGGCTTCACGCCTTACCTCTGGCAGTGGAAGGACGACCCCCACCGGGTGGTGCCGAAGCTCTCGCACGTGCGGCTCTTCGCCCCCTGGCAGTGGGTCGTCGGCACGGGCGTCTACCTCGACGATGTGAGGGCCGAGGTCTCGGCCCTCGTGCGCTCGGTCCTTGGGGTCTCCCTCGGCATTCTCACGCTGATCGGCCTGCTCTCGTTCTACATCGTGCGAAATTCCCTGCGGGGCACGGCCGAGCGCCGGGAGGCCGAGCTGCGGCTCGCCGCCTACCGCGACAGCCTGGAGGACCTCGTCGAGGAGCGCACGGTCGCCCTCGCCCTCGCCAACGGGCGGCTGACTGAGCAGGTCAGCGCGCTCGAGGCGGCCGAACGCCTGAAGGAAAAACTGATCAGCGACCTGCAAGCTGCGGCCTCCGAGGTCAAGACGCTCAGCGGCCTGCTGCCGATCTGCGCCTCGTGCAAGAAGATCCGCGACGAGCGGGGGCATTGGAGTCCGGTCGAGGTCTACATCGAGCATAAGTCCGATGCGGAGTTCACCCATGGCATCTGTCCTGGCTGCGCGAAAAGGCTCTACGGGGTCGACGACACGCCCCGCGTCTCGCGCTGA
- a CDS encoding DUF2085 domain-containing protein, giving the protein MRPEAPRRLLCVLGLTHASDASVARCLHLPVGPWRVAVCARCAALYSALLLIVALQLALRARLGPQPLPDAALALGGAAPALLDWGSARLGGRSGRGRRLWTGGLLGLALGRTLFLHWRDPPGELLAIQLALLLTGGATVERLRRRRRERDAPQGRD; this is encoded by the coding sequence ATGCGCCCTGAGGCGCCGCGACGGCTCCTCTGCGTGCTCGGGCTGACGCACGCCAGCGACGCCAGCGTGGCGCGCTGCCTGCATCTACCCGTGGGTCCCTGGCGCGTGGCCGTCTGCGCGCGCTGCGCCGCGCTCTATTCGGCGCTGCTGCTGATCGTCGCGCTGCAGCTTGCGCTGCGCGCACGCCTCGGACCGCAGCCGCTGCCCGATGCGGCGCTGGCGCTCGGCGGCGCCGCGCCGGCCCTGCTCGACTGGGGTTCGGCCCGCCTCGGCGGGCGGAGCGGCCGCGGGCGGCGGCTCTGGACCGGCGGGCTGCTCGGCCTGGCGCTCGGGCGCACGCTCTTTTTGCACTGGCGTGATCCCCCGGGCGAGCTGCTGGCGATCCAGCTCGCCCTGCTCCTCACGGGCGGCGCGACCGTCGAGCGCTTGCGCCGACGGCGTCGCGAGCGCGACGCGCCACAGGGACGCGACTGA
- a CDS encoding RNA polymerase sigma factor yields MSAAALRALARAAQAAADHGVELKQSTDETLMLAYQQGEVAAFAVLLERHRRPVFAFLLRHVGNRAAAEDLLQETFLRLIRHAESYRPEAKLTTWIYTIARNLCADHGRRGKLRAVTSLDQPLHREAEGNGPTLGDAQSDDAPDVERVAIGHELGQRLHGALGTMNAEQREVFLLREVSGLAFREIAEVVGAPENTVKSRMRYALEYLRRELDEYRDLAQASP; encoded by the coding sequence ATGTCGGCCGCGGCTTTGCGCGCACTGGCCCGCGCGGCGCAAGCGGCAGCGGACCACGGCGTGGAGCTCAAGCAAAGCACTGACGAGACGCTGATGCTCGCCTACCAGCAGGGCGAGGTGGCGGCCTTTGCCGTGCTGCTGGAGCGGCATCGGCGGCCCGTCTTCGCGTTCCTGCTGCGCCACGTCGGCAATCGCGCCGCGGCCGAGGATCTGCTGCAAGAGACCTTTCTGCGGCTGATCCGCCATGCCGAGAGCTACCGGCCCGAAGCCAAGCTGACGACCTGGATCTACACCATCGCGCGCAATCTCTGCGCCGACCACGGGCGGCGCGGCAAGCTGCGCGCCGTGACCTCGCTCGACCAGCCCTTGCACCGTGAAGCGGAGGGCAATGGCCCCACGCTCGGCGACGCCCAGAGCGACGATGCGCCCGATGTCGAGCGCGTGGCGATCGGCCACGAGCTCGGTCAGCGGCTGCACGGGGCGCTCGGGACCATGAACGCCGAGCAGCGCGAGGTCTTCCTCCTGCGGGAGGTCTCGGGTCTGGCGTTTCGCGAGATCGCGGAGGTCGTGGGCGCACCGGAGAACACCGTCAAGAGCCGGATGCGCTACGCGCTGGAGTATTTGCGGCGTGAGCTTGATGAGTACCGGGATCTGGCCCAGGCTTCACCGTGA
- a CDS encoding DEAD/DEAH box helicase yields the protein METTIPTDQPGFGSFGLAPEVLRGLASAGFTEPRPIQVATLPAAMAGSDILGLAQTGTGKTAAFALPILQQIATGRGAGPHALILEPTRELAQQVDNELRRLAAHLRCHTQLIYGGVSARAQIDGLRRQPAVIVACPGRLVDLMRQGHVQLGRVRTLVLDEADHMFDMGFLPDLRRIVSALPAQRQNMLFSATMPHEIRGLANQLLRTPHVVELATVAPVETVEHSLCPTDEPDKLSALETLLRDQACTSAIVFSRTKHRAKRLALALAKNGHRAVALQGNMSQAQRDRAMEGFRRKSFDVLVATDIVARGIDVAAVSHVVNFDVPVTPEAYTHRLGRTGRSGLSGQAITFVTRDDDALVRAIERRLGAPIPRRTVDGRPLARQESTHDRRPALRAAPRSALRSAAPSMGRPAPRAGVDAGASAPCDRDPRGGNVGRGFARTGPRGASGSGPRRGAQAKH from the coding sequence ATGGAAACGACCATCCCCACCGACCAGCCCGGCTTCGGGTCCTTCGGCCTCGCGCCGGAGGTGCTACGCGGCCTGGCCAGCGCGGGCTTCACCGAGCCGCGCCCGATCCAGGTGGCGACCCTGCCGGCCGCCATGGCGGGCAGCGACATCCTCGGGCTGGCGCAGACCGGCACCGGCAAGACAGCCGCCTTCGCCCTGCCGATCTTGCAGCAGATCGCCACCGGGCGCGGCGCCGGACCGCACGCGCTGATCCTCGAGCCGACCCGCGAGCTGGCGCAGCAGGTCGATAACGAGCTGCGGCGGCTCGCCGCGCATCTGCGCTGCCACACCCAGCTGATCTACGGCGGGGTCTCGGCCCGTGCGCAGATCGACGGCCTGCGCCGGCAACCAGCCGTGATCGTCGCCTGTCCCGGCCGACTGGTCGATCTGATGCGGCAGGGCCACGTTCAGCTCGGTCGCGTGCGCACCTTGGTGCTCGACGAGGCCGACCATATGTTCGACATGGGCTTTCTCCCCGATCTGCGGCGGATCGTCTCGGCCCTCCCCGCGCAGCGACAAAACATGCTCTTCTCGGCGACGATGCCGCACGAGATCCGTGGCCTCGCCAATCAGCTGCTGCGCACACCTCACGTCGTCGAGCTGGCCACCGTCGCTCCGGTGGAAACAGTCGAGCACTCGCTCTGCCCGACGGATGAGCCCGACAAGCTCAGCGCGCTCGAGACGCTGCTGCGGGACCAAGCCTGCACCTCCGCGATCGTCTTCAGCCGCACCAAGCATCGCGCCAAGCGCCTGGCGCTCGCGCTCGCGAAGAACGGGCATCGCGCCGTGGCGCTGCAGGGCAATATGTCTCAGGCCCAGCGCGATCGCGCGATGGAGGGCTTTCGCCGCAAGAGCTTCGACGTGCTGGTGGCGACCGACATCGTCGCGCGCGGCATCGACGTCGCTGCCGTTTCGCACGTGGTCAACTTCGACGTGCCCGTGACGCCGGAGGCCTACACGCACCGCCTCGGCCGCACCGGCCGCTCGGGGCTGAGCGGTCAAGCGATCACCTTCGTCACGCGGGACGACGACGCCCTGGTGCGGGCGATCGAACGCCGGCTCGGCGCGCCAATTCCGCGCCGCACCGTCGACGGACGCCCGCTCGCGCGCCAGGAGAGCACGCACGACCGGCGCCCGGCCCTGCGCGCCGCCCCGCGCTCGGCGCTGCGCTCGGCAGCACCCTCCATGGGACGCCCCGCGCCGCGCGCCGGCGTCGACGCCGGCGCTTCAGCCCCTTGCGACCGCGACCCACGCGGCGGTAATGTCGGCCGCGGCTTTGCGCGCACTGGCCCGCGCGGCGCAAGCGGCAGCGGACCACGGCGTGGAGCTCAAGCAAAGCACTGA
- the rsmA gene encoding ribosomal RNA small subunit methyltransferase A codes for MTRATPPATLPPALAAAAQLLRQHGRQAKKSWGQNFLHDPRIVARIADAAALQPTDVVVEIGAGLGALTGALAARARRVLAIERDRDLALLLRQAFAEVASVTILETNALTFDFAAVAAAERLVVVGNLPYNIASPLLFRLLDQRAALRSATVMLQRELAQRLVAGPGTRRYGAPSVLLQQHAELHTCLQVGRGAFVPPPRVDSTVIRLDFRAAPRAPADDAALRQTVRAAFGMRRKTLLRALSAAFPGEAVALALAQCGIDPRARAETLSVMQFAALSRALPPPSATAWARGAQEGAQEGALGVEAEDDAP; via the coding sequence ATGACGCGCGCGACGCCGCCGGCCACGCTCCCGCCCGCGCTCGCCGCCGCCGCCCAGCTGCTGCGCCAACATGGGCGCCAGGCCAAGAAGAGCTGGGGCCAGAACTTCCTCCACGATCCGCGCATCGTCGCGCGCATCGCCGACGCCGCCGCGCTCCAGCCAACCGACGTCGTCGTCGAGATCGGCGCGGGCCTCGGCGCGTTGACGGGTGCTCTGGCGGCGCGCGCCAGGCGGGTCTTGGCGATCGAGCGTGACCGCGACCTGGCGCTGCTGCTGCGCCAGGCCTTCGCCGAGGTCGCCTCGGTGACGATCCTCGAGACCAACGCGCTGACCTTCGATTTCGCCGCCGTCGCCGCCGCGGAGCGCCTCGTCGTCGTGGGCAACCTGCCCTACAACATCGCCAGCCCGCTCTTGTTCCGGCTGCTCGATCAACGCGCTGCGCTGCGCTCGGCGACGGTGATGCTGCAGCGCGAGCTGGCCCAGCGGCTGGTCGCCGGGCCGGGCACGCGGCGCTATGGCGCGCCCAGCGTGCTCTTGCAGCAGCACGCCGAGCTGCACACCTGCCTGCAGGTTGGCCGCGGCGCCTTCGTCCCGCCGCCACGGGTCGACTCGACGGTGATCCGCCTCGACTTCCGTGCGGCGCCACGCGCGCCAGCCGATGACGCGGCGCTACGACAGACCGTGCGCGCGGCCTTTGGCATGCGTCGCAAGACGCTGCTACGGGCGCTCAGCGCCGCGTTTCCCGGCGAGGCCGTGGCGCTCGCCCTGGCGCAGTGCGGCATCGATCCGCGCGCTCGCGCCGAGACCCTCTCGGTCATGCAGTTCGCCGCGCTGTCCCGCGCCCTGCCCCCGCCCTCAGCGACGGCCTGGGCGCGTGGCGCGCAGGAGGGCGCGCAGGAGGGCGCGCTCGGGGTCGAGGCCGAGGACGATGCGCCCTGA